In Triticum urartu cultivar G1812 chromosome 6, Tu2.1, whole genome shotgun sequence, the following proteins share a genomic window:
- the LOC125514363 gene encoding uncharacterized protein LOC125514363 yields the protein MAQSHDQVLASASLLHLPVTVLPVPLGDLAAPTTPSSALKVMMLLLGGGFPLAVVPSGGCLSSEFLVPLFSDDDAVDWLLILVWSRWFSCGGGAVHRSCFRCPPELLPHLVQLRHCRRHQGPGDVVVVVGPPVAVLTSRGAVVVVLSTGSPAGAVDVRVR from the exons ATGGCGCAGTCCCATGACCAGGTGCTCGCCTCCGCCTCCCTCCTGCACCTTCCGGTGACCGTGCTCCCTGTCCCGCTCGGCGACCTCGCTGCTCCGACGACCCCAAGCTCCGCCTTAAAG GTCATGATGCTGTTGCTAGGCGGTGGTTTTCCGTTGGCGGTGGTGCCTTCCGGTGGTTGTCTGTCATCGGAGTTCCTGGTGCCGCTCTTCTCTGACGATGATGCTGTGGATTGGCTGCTGATTTTGGTTTGGTCACGGTGGTTTTCCTGTGGTGGTGGTGCTGTCCATCGGAGCTGCTTCCGTTGCCCACCGGAGCTCCTGCCGCACCTTGTTCAGCTCCGTCACTGCCGACGTCATCAAG GTCCCGGTGATGTTGTGGTTGTGGTGGGTCCTCCGGTGGCGGTGCTGACATCCAGGGGTGCTGTGGTGGTGGTGCTGTCCACCGGATCTCCTGCTGGTGCTGTCGACGTCCGTGTCCGCTGA